Proteins encoded in a region of the Bactrocera dorsalis isolate Fly_Bdor unplaced genomic scaffold, ASM2337382v1 BdCtg290, whole genome shotgun sequence genome:
- the LOC105233345 gene encoding uncharacterized protein LOC105233345, producing the protein MSRFGLRSSSDIFKVSEEQTNRKKIGPDSKMSSKRSCQKKNKLIYLDKDERLNESCTQKEENKSPVSIMCSLPLNRLSGFIEKLKTNNLSFEIKNQYSNKSTHNEEKGVDGNNLCNKQFAGTVCDNVGSNHQEFDDCTSSVEESVRILCLYCDKKFTSYKMQLKHVEKFHIQHKNRRCSGRNSQVAVLSDSKKQRGDPCGIVVAKYPGCTYCKRSRTNQIEASIKDLNDLFIHFVDCHPDKYFGCKACVQRFPNISKLSQHMQTIHKDIPHFTDDSLKCKDYDLTISEKEDAEKSCRDKFKMSKPRCSKPQKNANAISILTTSTEDAIPTNSNTIMGAEEPILSRLGLAQNRLPNSRKGIRSRKDSILSDSILKPDQPSVYMTAVKARNKSGKNAMRESGDAEVVFRMPTRTEILSSVFDENFYRDVVSNVRHNLLYFLDGKLSRNVGSAMNMNSSISLIKHQIPTIRSTLAESPIVPEDRNNIDSEIHAATSLSTTTAFPTLLTAEQYGGDAVLSKIRRPHTKHSWKWKWDSVKKFKLINEGGKIVKKIKQPMLGLRDLSKLDMWTQLSMRRKHEIQQYILNVGSHSNESIREEKQRINEQLNYILDMRLLPHIILEQNEQAIIKIENDEFGILSHMPNSEEDGAFNILTQSFVDETFFSILQLSPNHEPNFNRTQFVLSGEWARPRCYLCMCCGAKFEKLKSLEEHKMFRHSHVLSTHYEVVGRELLAGNSLCHLFIPNRALSYYGNESYNNSNFVRKIGWKKNELIHLSRRLLTGSTGDDDSSDSIQSTLNSCTLNVYGAKHSTTTDECDTDTKTTLDINTGSPSNSMQSSNSLFTAPSKMHLKYKEAASISTKCSKCSRRCNGTLDLYRHMLDCSGDYIWSLAKKRKYRYYCGSKKRRSWNKHNFAELRKKPQKISKPSPPSNDTEESISSSKVKTPSRQRPSDAESIKKMLENLPPKRICKKIFPALTKTKKSKFITKHKIYSSQGRLRSTRARQISKLSKSKVKFSNKTTKTKKRLHHKSDKMLLKHKPKNLHKVDRNTESNDDINGFTSSIENENHRKSQTSSNILPQVDASSHKCDVINEETILENCNTPYVVESTNEPSKNSTENATIPNESRVCDSLRSNKFGQQTDFQKLTTLDISVNNETKNNSQYIDNVTCNKKRSKKINDCIAMLTGKLEEKLKTEKSSLKKDESCIEKEINSESKNKLSSESKTPKRKALSRKIIKVDSIPPQSSIAKVEAMLQTTTTTAPIISKIPSTSIVENASNAKTSTVTITTCKPTVQNNLNYLPKPANINLSQENNKYSLLNKQSTQLVSTNSGSVLSVIPPISLASSNATSLLLPKPPAPLVVEKKKKTTPAMLNTNTIAELVPPFPTLPLNLPLQAIQVHPTPIPPLPQPPVLTVLPQPPLLSTPVPIAPVVPVAPMAPIVPVAPMTPIVPVAPLFNSEPLNLSNTKNIKKPNVNELVCLPPYRGGIPMRRQTICGFEARNFILEDEPLDLSKKCNKDQLKDVTPVIPLLPIIKPMEVHNISPIGMNMALASHQDAVLNKQFYSNLELLKIPQIRNPGNSNSNEVSFVNSIPKCPAKKRNVGKNNNEPTSKAETSNRNKGSNKEALLNKKDNLMKGKNAQKMDDEVINHIDDAINSVINAVKASLPDNEDDVGGKYNKCNKNIEQVQPVNLIPLANQRKAVQAELPTTSTQILMTHLPLPETSLNMQKCIEDVTKNEEVTNGSSMKPLVQLPQKRYVRSKTVDCRPNTLSIAPENTSDNLLQQTELPVVELNVIAATTTNIVTNISECSKSVNVMPEDKLEIPIIDCKTKSSSCETSFQNSETVLCQKTNNDLSVSNETHLNDKEPSSLPSEPQKKCISPTVEVSNEINPNITTEENMSNINNTSSGFHSCGQVDSTVEATKKQRRRRKNELAAIVADQLLESFKIDKTRRDNLKKLENLAYEKSEDLFVTGMLLMSSTKRIVTCAKTDQLSNDVNSNKNTDSVNRQRQEQSKTKTAKVKHKQNASNNKTIQLADIIPALVNTNNGPNEKFRDDKSAVNKRIKKRQSRSKGKPLDNENISKLKSSLESFSIGIEKQLTELEARNSTTINVPETKVLNTSPVSMRLSLLRPSILSANVESNLNEQKALTIESKTAISSRDPRLNKNIHKNDHNEFSETAPAEKDKNLEEIGDVEEDNYLTEIAKNVNEKIMSSENEEFMFVNDGFELANELQDDSNSKFYSRPPTSMSVRSAPNFNDDRSNFGSICDENTNTEVMDMDLEDEMSVYTSYSQDVGRGRGRRRRRRRSILLKRRPKKRVTHDSSAEKFECTLCKKIFYSLNSLTKHNMTLAHVSKLSAQEYLLSKKMENTSVQIELTNKDTQKYIPSDSTVSQKPTDNSDTNRISELSDTDLPHTNRLEQRVHTVNITGKRELFDTGKGKPPFNNAPRLNLNPDERLFFECCNILKGAETTCVNNVEDNNIGSAFDYNFKDKSSVCMIPSSTFKSLPGEISKKQMTIEPVSGKSKIHQQEFRSPSVQQPTILNKVGHTPSTRDQRAASPNYSAISQFSAVTNATSRFKTKAAMKGYENTNVDLSMCKELEAKSPAVCKLTELAEIALGNEKSNSPEFTSISNNQEGSIYRRLASREYITSSVAVDNPKNCIDGNDNADRIKSSEAQSSTSSKTIMHSSKIKSVVGEHSKEACKRIVIPERPFKNIGLEEKETITFQKPKTTVNLLTDDNSISTTSYSDRDDFDFASLSCDEEPSPKVSNERNIKDNSDSSSSRATAKTFENKSLIMDRIFKNMGTKAKTSVKVQSIGIQKDPSPKADINQLFDELRGDCGPKVRGSESTSKKHTSLDSSENLQLKQKQTVSQTERPLPLTRGSKESRKKSNVTSKSQKEITRLQSELGMSQEEIVKLINEGQRKSKRRCATNRPKKLVEMWSSDEYEEFLSTKDIIALIEEKEKQETRKKRKTSNHLSPCNNKNKVIETPKLITGRRKSVRCVADNKERHIEASVELQNYHCSKSKAQSNHVPIHSLENKGKHTRSCTTVDSDVKLKNNISSELNHKSTTNRLNNKKKRLAKASSETVVSKSLALIGENKKESKMETTSTENAKDMRQGKEEKFDNNLSDLKQINSRTRSNKDRKHVECKEIVNNTKSLPREPGTSVVVNKKHTNNQSYKNRRKNQSHQSPPRRKRLASEKLYYWSSSSDEDFGKINATCAQEFDGGEQYQKHGWIVGDSHKKLVTLLAIAKGNKKVDNSCGVKKNVCRKKN; encoded by the exons ATGTCTCGCTTTGGACTGCGAAGCAGTTCGGATATCTTCAAAGTCTCTGAGGAGCAAACAAATCGCAAGAAAATTGGTCCCGACAGCAAAATGTCATCAAAACGAAGTTGTCAGAagaaaaataaacttatttacTTGGATAAAGATGAGAGATTGAACGAGTCTTGTACTCAAAAGGAAGAAAATAAGTCCCCGGTTTCTATTATGTGTAGTTTGCCTCTGAACCGATTAAGTGGATTTATAGAGAAACttaaaacaaacaatttgagttttgaaattaaaaatcaatatagTAATAAAAGTACCCATAACGAAGAAAAAGGAGTAGATGGAAACAATTTGTGTAATAAACAATTTGCTGGAACTGTCTGTGACAACGTTGGTTCAAATCATCAGGAATTCGACGACTGCACATCATCTGTTGAAGAAAGTGTAAGAATTCTTTGCTTGTACTGTGATAAAAAGTTCACGTCCTACAAAATGCAACTGAAACATGTAGAAAAGTTTCACATTCAACATAAGAATCGCAGATGTAGTGGCCGCAACTCACAAGTGGCAGTACTAAGCGATTCAAAGAAACAGAGAGGAGATCCATGCGGCATCGTAGTAGCCAAATATCCAGGATGTACATACTGCAAACGATCTAGGACTAATCAAATTGAGGCATCGATTAAGGATTTAAACGATCTTTTTATTCATTTCGTTGATTGCCATCCGGACAAATATTTTGGATGTAAAGCTTGTGTACAACGCTTtccaaatatttccaaattgtCCCAGCATATGCAAACCATTCATAAGGATATACCACATTTCACAGATGATAGTTTAAAATGCAAAGATTATGATTTAACTATATCGGAAAAGGAGGATGCTGAAAAGAGCTGTCgagataaatttaaaatgtcaaAACCACGTTGTTCTAAACCACAAAAGAATGCTAATGCTATTAGCATTCTGACTACATCTACTGAGGACGCTATCCCCACGAATTCCAATACAATAATGGGTGCTGAAGAACCAATTTTATCTAGATTAGGACTAGCACAAAATCGACTACCTAATAGCAGAAAAGGTATTCGTTCACGAAAAGATAGCATCCTCTCAGACTCAATACTGAAGCCTGATCAGCCATCTGTTTATATGACAGCAGTCAAAGCACGTAATAAATCTGGAAAAAATGCAATGAGAGAGAGTGGTGATGCGGAAGTGGTTTTTCGTATGCCGACAAGAACGGAAATATTGTCCAGTGTATTCGATGAAAACTTTTACAGAGATGTTGTTTCAAATGTTCGACATaatctattatattttttggatgGGAAGCTTTCGAGAAATGTGGGCAGTGCCATGAATATGAATTCATCTATTTCTTTGATTAAACATCAAATACCAACTATTAGAAGCACGTTGGCTGAAAGTCCCATTGTCCCAGAGGATCGAAATAATATAGATAGTGAGATTCATGCTGCCACAAGTCTGTCAACAACTACAGCTTTTCCAACGCTCTTAACTGCAGAACAATATGGTGGAGATGCAGTTTTATCCAAAATTCGGAGACCACATACAAAGCATTCTTGGAAGTGGAAGTGGGAtagtgtgaaaaaatttaagttaataaatgaaGGGGGAAAaatagtaaagaaaataaagcaacCAATGTTGGGCCTGCGCGATTTATCAAAACTGGATATGTGGACTCAACTATCTATGCGCCGAAAACACGAAATacaacaatatattttaaatgttggTTCCCATTCGAATGAAAGTATACGTGAAGAAAAGCAAAGAATAAATGAACAACTTAATTATATTTTGGACATGCGTTTATTACCTCATATCATCTTGGAACAAAATGAGCAAGCAATAATCAAAATCGAAAATGATGAATTCGGAATATTATCCCATATGCCAAATAGTGAGGAAGATGGAGCATTTAACATTCTGACTCAATCATTTGTCGATGAAACCTTTTTTTCCATACTTCAACTTTCACCTAATCACGAACCTAATTTTAATCGAACACAGTTTGTATTAAGTGGAGAATGGGCACGGCCACGATgctatctatgtatgtgttgtgGTGCAAAGTTCgaaaagttgaaatcattaGAGGAGCATAAAATGTTTCGCCATTCGCATGTTCTTTCCACGCACTATGAGGTTGTTGGGCGCGAGTTACTGGCAGGAAACTCGCTGTGTCACTTATTTATACCTAATAGAGCACTCAGCTATTATGGCAATGAAAGTTACAATAACTCGAATTTTGTACGTAAAATTGGTTGGAAAAAGAATGAGTTGATTCACCTAAGTCGAAGATTATTAACGGGTTCAACAGGAGATGATGACTCTTCTGATAGTATACAATCGACTTTAAATAGTTGCACTTTAAATGTTTACGGTGCTAAACATAGCACAACCACAGATGAGTGTGACACTGACACAAAAACCACCTTAGACATTAACACCGGATCACCATCTAATAGTATGCAATCGTCGAATTCCCTTTTCACAGCACCGTCGAAAATGCATCTCAAATATAAGGAGGCAGcttcaatttctacaaaatgtTCCAAATGCTCTCGCAGGTGTAATGGAACGTTGGATTTATATCGGCACATGTTAGATTGCTCAGGTGATTATATATGGTCTTTAGCGAAGAAACGAAAATACCGTTATTATTGTGGATCGAAAAAACGGCGCTCATGGAACAAGCATAATTTTGCGGAGTTACGCAAAAAGCCTCAAAAAATCTCAAAACCATCGCCACCATCAAATGACACTGAAGAAAGCATTTCTTCTTCTAAAGTTAAAACTCCATCAAGACAGCGTCCCAGTGATG CTGAATCAATTAAAAAGATGCTGGAAAACTTACCGCCGAAacgcatttgcaaaaaaatattcccGGCGTTGACCAAAACAAAGAAGTCGAAGTTTATAACGAAACATAAGATTTACAGTAGTCAAGGAAGACTTAGATCTACACGGGCTAGGCAAATTTCAAAGCTATCAAAATCCAAagtaaaattttccaataaaactACCAAAACTAAGAAAAGATTGCATCATAAATCAGACAAAATGCTCTTGAAACACAAGcccaaaaatttacataaagtGGATAGGAATACAGAGAGTAACGACGATATAAATGGTTTTACAAGTAGtatagaaaatgaaaatcataGAAAATCTCAAACTTCTAGCAATATTTTACCTCAAGTTGATGCATCTTCTCATAAATGCGATGTTATTAATGAAGaaacaattttggaaaattgtAACACACCATATGTTGTTGAAAGTACGAACGAACCATCAAAGAATTCAACAGAAAATGCTACAATTCCGAATGAGAGTAGAGTCTGTGACAGCTTACGTTCAAATAAATTTGGGCAACAaacagattttcaaaaattgacgaCTCTAGATATTTCGGTAAACAATGAGACCAAAAACAACTCACAATATATTGATAATGTTACCTGCAATAagaaaagaagcaaaaaaattaatgactgtATTGCGATGCTGACCGGTAAATTGGAGGAAAAACTAAAGACTGAaaaaagttcattaaaaaaagATGAGTCATGCATAGAAAAAGAAATTAACAGCGAAAGCAAAAATAAGTTAAGCAGTGAATCCAAAACACCTAAGAGAAAAGCACTTTcgcgaaaaataataaaagttgacAGTATACCCCCCCAATCTTCAATAGCTAAAGTTGAGGCAATGCTGCAAACTACAACCACAACAGCACCAATTATATCGAAAATACCGTCTACTTCAATCGTAGAAAATGCGTCAAATGCAAAAACGTCAACAGTGACAATAACCACATGTAAACCAACggttcaaaataatttaaattaccTCCCGAAACCAGCAAATATAAATCTGTcgcaagaaaataataaatattctttgTTAAATAAACAGTCCACGCAATTAGTATCAACCAATTCCGGTTCTGTTTTATCCGTAATTCCACCAATATCCTTGGCTTCATCTAATGCTACTTCATTATTGCTGCCAAAACCTCCCGCACCGTTAGTcgtggaaaaaaagaaaaaaacaacgccGGCAATGCTAAATACAAACACAATTGCTGAATTGGTACCTCCGTTTCCAACACTGCCACTTAATCTTCCATTGCAAGCTATACAAGTCCATCCAACACCTATACCGCCGCTGCCCCAGCCGCCTGTCTTAACAGTATTACCACAGCCACCTCTTCTATCAACGCCGGTGCCTATCGCTCCTGTTGTACCTGTTGCTCCTATGGCGCCCATTGTACCCGTAGCACCAATGACACCTATAGTGCCTGTTGCGCCCTTATTTAATTCGGAACCACTCAATTTATCCAAtacgaaaaatatcaaaaaaccaAATGTAAACGAATTAGTTTGTTTACCTCCATATCGGGGTGGCATACCTATGAGAAGACAAACTATTTGTGGTTTTGAAGCTAGAAATTTTATTCTGGAAGATGAACCCCTAGACCTCtctaaaaaatgtaacaaagaTCAATTAAAGGATGTAACGCCTGTGATTCCACTCCTACCTATTATTAAGCCCATGGAGGTCCATAATATTTCTCCTATTGGCATGAATATGGCTCTTGCGTCACATCAAGATGCTGTTTTAAATAAGCAATTCTATTCGAATCTTGAACTGCTAAAGATTCCACAAATACGCAATCCCggaaattcgaatagcaatgAAGTGAGTTTTGTTAATTCAATCCCAAAATGTCCGGCTAAAAAACGTAATGTAggtaaaaacaacaacgaacCGACTTCAAAGGCAGAAACCTCAAATAGAAATAAGGGCAGTAATAAAGAAGCTTTATTGAATAAAAAGGATAATTTaatgaaaggaaaaaatgctcaaaaaatGGATGATGAAGTTATTAATCATATCGATGATGCTATAAATTCGGTGATTAATGCTGTTAAGGCAAGTTTGCCAGATAATGAGGATGATGTTGGTGGCAAATATAAtaagtgcaataaaaatattgaacaagtGCAACCAGTAAATCTAATACCTCTAGCCAATCAGAGAAAAGCAGTTCAGGCAGAGCTCCCTACAACGTCGACTCAAATTCTTATGACACATTTACCATTGCCTGAAACATCCTTAAACATGCAAAAGTGTATCGAAGATGTAACGAAAAATGAAGAAGTAACAAATGGTAGTTCAATGAAGCCTTTGGTGCAACTACCTCAAAAACGTTACGTTCGATCGAAAACTGTAGATTGTCGTCCAAACACGTTATCAATTGCTCCAGAAAACACATCAGATAATTTGCTACAACAAACTGAGTTACCCGTGGTTGAACTCAACGTAATAGCCGcaacaactacaaacattgTTACTAATATATCGGAATGCTCAAAAAGTGTCAATGTTATGCCTGAAGATAAACTTGAGATCCCAATTATAGACTGTAAAACGAAAAGTTCAAGCTGTGAAACCTCTTTTCAAAACAGCGAAACAGTATTAtgccaaaaaacaaataacgattTAAGTGTTTCAAATGAAACGCACTTAAATGATAAAGAACCATCAAGTCTTCCGTCTGAACCACAAAAGAAATGCATTTCTCCCACAGTCGaagtttcaaatgaaataaatccaAACATTACAACTGAAGAAAATATGAGCAACATTAATAATACGTCATCTGGCTTCCATAGTTGTGGACAAGTCGATAGCACCGTGGAAGCTACGAAGAAACAGAGACGTCGACGTAAAAATGAGTTAGCTGCTATTGTGGCTGACCAACTTCTGGAAAgctttaaaattgataaaacccGTCGTGATAATCttaaaaagttggaaaatttaGCGTACGAAAAGAGTGAGGACCTGTTTGTTACAGGGATGTTATTAATGTCAAGTACAAAGAGAATTGTTACATGTGCTAAAACCGATCAACTAAGTAATGATGTGAACTCGAATAAAAATACTGATAGCGTAAATCGGCAAAGGCAAGagcaaagcaaaaccaaaacaGCCAAGGTGAAACACAAGCAAAATGCTAGTAACAATAAAACCATCCAGCTTGCAGACATAATACCAGCTCTCGTGAATACAAACAATGGACCTAATGAGAAATTCAGGGACGATAAAAGTGctgtaaataaaagaattaaaaaacgACAATCTCGTAGCAAAGGCAAACCATTGGACAATGAGAATATAAGCAAATTAAAATCATCACTTGAGTCATTTTCTATTGGTATAGAAAAGCAGCTTACAGAATTAGAAGCTAGAAACTCGACTACTATTAACGTTCCTGAAACAAAAGTATTAAATACTTCCCCAGTTTCTATGAGACTATCTCTTCTAAGGCCAAGTATACTTTCTGCCAACGTCGAGTCGAATTTAAATGAACAAAAAGCGCTCACTATTGAAAGTAAAACTGCAATTTCCAGCCGTGATCCGCGCCTCAATAAGAACATACACAAAAATGATCATAATGAATTTTCTGAAACGGCACCGGCGGAAAAGGATAAGAATTTGGAAGAAATAGGTGATGTTGAGGAAGATAATTATCTTACAGAAATCGCTAAAAACGTAAACGAGAAGATAATGTCTTCAGAAAATGAAGAGTTTATGTTCGTAAATGATGGCTTTGAATTAGCTAATGAACTGCAAGATGATTCAAATAGCAAATTTTATAGCCGTCCACCAACATCTATGAGTGTTCGAAGTGCTCCAAACTTTAACGATGATCGCTCGAATTTTGGATCTATTTGTGATGAAAATACGAATACAGAAGTAATGGACATGGATTTAGAAGACGAAATGAGTGTGTATACCAGTTATTCACAAGATGTAGGAAGAGGTCGTGGCAGAAGAAGGCGTCGACGAAGAAGTATTTTGTTAAAACGGAGACCAAAAAAACGTGTAACTCATGACAGTTCGGCGGAAAAATTCGAGTGTACATTGTGCAAAAAAATCTTCTATTCACTGAACTCATTGACGAAACACAACATGACTTTAGCCCATGTATCAAAATTATCTGCACAAGAGTACCTATTATCGAAAAAAATGGAGAACACATCAGTTCAGATTGAACTCACGAATAAAGATACGCAAAAATATATTCCAAGTGATTCCACAGTTTCTCAAAAACCAACGGACAACAGTGATACAAATCGAATATCTGAATTGAGTGATACTGATCTTCCACATACCAATCGCTTGGAACAACGGGTTCATACTGTCAATATCACGGGAAAAAGGGAACTTTTTGATACTGGCAAAGGTAAACCACCTTTTAACAATGCACCACGCTTGAATCTCAATCCAGATGAACGATTGTTTTTCGAATGTTGTAACATATTGAAAGGGGCGGAAACAACATGTGTAAATAATGTCGAAGATAATAATATTGGCAGTGCATTTGATTACAACTTCAAAGACAAAAGTTCAGTATGCATGATCCCAAGCAGTACATTCAAATCGTTACCTGGTGAAATCTCCAAAAAGCAGATGACAATAGAACCAGTTAGTGGCAAATCCAAAATCCATCAACAAGAATTTAGAAGTCCCTCTGTTCAACAGCCAACTATTTTGAACAAAGTTGGGCACACTCCTTCCACTCGAGATCA ACGCGCTGCTTCTCCTAACTATTCCGCCATTTCTCAGTTTTCAGCGGTAACTAATGCAACGTCTAGATTTAAAACTAAAGCTGCTATGAAAGGTTATGAAAATACTAATGTGGACTTATCAATGTGTAAGGAATTGGAAGCCAAATCGCCAGCTGTATGTAAACTGACAGAATTAGCTGAAATCGCCTTGGGGAATGAGAAATCAAATTCTCCAGAATTTACCTCCATATCAAATAATCAGGAAGGCTCCATATATAGGCGGTTAGCAAGTCGAGAATATATAACATCGTCAGTCGCTGTTGATAATCCGAAAAATTGTATTGACGGTAATGACAATGCAGACCGAATCAAAAGTAGTGAAGCTCAAAGTTCTACATCATCGAAAACCATAATGCATTCTTCCAAAATAAAATCTGTAGTGGGAGAACATAGCAAAGAAGCCTGCAAAAGAATTGTTATACCTGAGAGGCCGTTCAAAAATATCGGTCTCGAAGAAAAGGAAACAAttacttttcaaaagcccaaaACTACTGTTAATTTGCTAACAGATGATAACAGTATTTCTACAACTAGCTATTCGGATCGTGatgattttgattttgcttCTTTGAGTTGCGATGAAGAGCCTAGCCCAAAGGTGAGTAACGAAAGAAATATCAAAGATAACTCGGATAGTAGTTCTAGTCGAGCAACAGCTAAAACTTTTGAGAATAAATCGCTCATAATGGATCGCATATTTAAGAATATGGGTACGAAAGCAAAAACATCTGTCAAAGTACAAAGTATAGGCATCCAGAAAGACCCATCACCCAAAGCTGATATTAATCAATTGTTTGATGAATTACGTGGCGATTGTGGCCCTAAAGTGAGAGGATCCGAGAGCACTTCAAAAAAGCATACCAGTTTAGATAGCTCTGAAAACTTGCAACTTAAGCAAAAGCAGACAGTCTCTCAAACGGAAAGGCCATTACCGCTTACTCGTGGATCGAAAGAGAGCCGAAAGAAATCTAATGTTACTTCGAAAAgccaaaaagaaataacaagaCTGCAATCGGAATTAGGTATGAGTCAGGAAGAGATTGTCAAACTAATTAACGAAGGGCAGAGAAAATCGAAAAGACGTTGTGCGACAAATAGAccaaaaaagttggtggaaatgTGGAGCTCAGATGAGTATGAGGAATTTTTGTCTACGAAAGATATAATTGCCTTAATAGAGGAAAAGGAAAAGCAAGAAACCCGAAAAAAACGAAAGACCTCGAATCACTTAAGTCcatgcaataataaaaataaagttattgaaACTCCTAAGCTAATAACTGGTAGGAGAAAAAGTGTAAGGTGTGTAGCTGATAATAAGGAAAGACATATAGAGGCCTCTGTAGAGTTGCAAAATTATCACTGCAGTAAATCGAAGGCTCAAAGCAATCATGTGCCGATACATTCCTTGGAGAATAAAGGAAAACATACTCGTAGTTGTACAACAGTTGACAGCGAtgttaaacttaaaaataatattagtagCGAATTAAACCATAAAAGTACAACTAATCGcctaaataataagaaaaaacggTTGGCTAAAGCCAGTTCCGAAACTGTTGTATCCAAATCGTTAGCATTAATTGGGGAAAATAAAAAGGAGTCTAAAATGGAAACCACTTCCACAGAAAATGCTAAAGATATGCGGCAAGGGAAGGAGGAAAAATTCGATAACAATTTATCagatttgaagcaaattaattCTAGAACTAGGAGTAATAAAGATAGAAAGCATGTTGAATGtaaggaaattgtaaataacacaaaatcattACCTAGGGAACCTGGCACTAGTGTTGTAGTTAATAAGAAACACACTAATAATCAAAGTTATAAGAATCGAAGAAAAAATCAATCACATCAATCGCCCCCACGTCGAAAACGTTTGGCATCTGAAAAACTGTACTACTGGTCGTCGTCAAGTGATGAAGATTTTGGTAAAATTAATGCGACGTGTGCCCAAGAGTTTGATGGCGGCGAACAATATCAAAAGCATGGTTGGATTGTAGGAGATTCGcataaaaaattagtaactTTACTCGCAATagcaaaaggaaataaaaaagttgataataGTTGTGGagtaaagaaaaatgtttgcaGGAAGAAAAACTAA